The DNA sequence aacaatgacaaatgcgtatttgctacctcctagactcgatgtagagattggtccgaacaagtccatatggatcaattgtaagggcctagagatgcttatttgattcttagctttgaaactacccttaatctgtttacctaattggcaagcatcgcatacattatctttgatgaacttgatatgaggaattcctcttacaagttctctagatgatacttgagtgattagtttcatgctagcatgacctaatcttctatgccatagccaagcatcctcattcataaccgcaaaacacatttcatcacataagtcattgatgtcaatagtgtatacgttattatgttttaatgcaatcatagacatatttttatgtggtttttcaatgatgcaagcattagattcgaatttgacagtatatcctttatcacataattgactgatactcaagaggttatgttttaaaccatcaactaacagaacatcttcaataaagaggttggatttgttacctatggttcctttgccaatgattttacccttgttgttgtctccgaaggtgacatagccttcgtctatgctagcgagcttagagaattgagatggatctccggtcatatgccttgagcatccactatcaaggtaccatctcttgctcctagcttgcgatggtttagttttctacaagaaaggatgatgtttaggtacccatttgcttttgggtgcctcataaatagatctacattttttatcatgttgcatagaatttgtcatggttcctttaggaacccaaatcaatttgtttggacttattttcttgaatggacaacaatgtgtcttgtgtccagatttgcaacagaagttgcacttggtttggtgttgaacatgtaagatggagccttttatgaaggtggttggattttggtgaggacttctcacaaatccaattccactccttttgggaacgtgacccttgtttgtaaggatcatgttcaatgacttgctaccaacctcgaatttcttcaaggtgtccttaagtagcaagttttctttttggagagtttctagattatggcattttatgcatgggcttaaactatcatgatgttcagcatttaacttatcgaaattacaaataagactatcatgctccttctttagcaatttgtatttactactgatagtcttatactcatcaaacaattcatggaaagcatttaataattcatcgaaagataaatctgtatctattgaatttgttacctcatcttcgatggccattaaggcgtaatgagcaacttgctcggtgttggactcttcttcttcggatgcgcttgagtcatcccatgttgcttgaagcgcttttttctttgatgttctcttcttgacttggggacaatcactcttgtagtgtcccggctttttgcattcatagcagattacttggtccttcttgggttcaagtttattttttgcatcattcttaaacttgtttcttttaaagaactttttaaattttcttgttagaagtgctaagtcatcatcacagtcctcatcacttgagttttctctcatgtgacattcagaagttttgagtgccatatccttcctgttctttggaaggatgtcttcttgctcttcatgagctttacaagtcatttcgtagatcattaatgacccgattagttcttcaagagggaaatttcgcaaatcttttgcctcttgaatagcagtgactttaggatcccaactcttaggaagggatcttagtattttgttaacaagctcagaatccgaaaagctctttccgagtccttttagaccgttgacgacatccgtgaaacgggtaaacatgtcgccaatggtttcactcggtttcatgcggaaaagttcaaaagaatgtaacaacaaattgatttttgactcttttactctacttgtgccctcatgggtcacttcgagtgtgtgccaaatatcaaatgcagtttcacaagttgaaacacggttaaactcgtttttatcaagtgcacaaaataaggcattcatagcctttgcattaagagcgacagccttcttctccaaatcattccaatcgatcattggaagagaagacttcgaaaatccgttttcgataagattccacagttcaaaatccatagaaataagaaagatcctcattcgggtcttccagtaggtgtagtctgtcccactgaacatgggtggacgcgtaatagaatgcccctcttggtttccggagtattccatttctctttgggttttaatccgttagagagttaaccttgctctgataccaattgttaggatcgagagcactaagagggggggggtgaattagtgcagcggaaatcttacaacgattaaaaccaaaagctgcgttcgttcaataaaaactattatgatgcaaaagctaattctcagttggtatctaagtgcagtttgcgtctaagcgcagttcacgtctaaacacagtttgcgtttaagcgcagttttgcgtctaagcgcaaaacgcatatttacgtctaaactcagatttacgtctaaacgcagttttacgtctaaacgcagatttacgtctaaacgcagatttatgtctaaacgcagttttacgtctaaacgcagatttacgtctaaacgcagttttacgtctaaacgcagatttacgtctaaactcagatttacgtctgaacgcaattttacatctaaacgcagatttacgtctaaacgcagttttacgtctaaacgcagatttacgtctaaactcagtttacgtctaaaaggtctttacacagtttacgtctaaacgtaatttttacgtctagacgcagtttcaaagggatctgaactttagaaactctttcgtaaaagcgcagaagacagttttgcataatcaaggcgtaaacgtaaactgcaatgtaaatatcgtacgaaaacgctggtttacgtctgaaagcagattcggacagatcagcacttaaaaacttgttcgtgaaggcgtagaagacagttttgcagaatcaaaacgtaaacgtaaactgtaatgtacgaaaacaccgatttacgtctgaatgcagattcggaaagaacagcacttagaacttgttcgtaaaagcgcagaatgcagtagttatgaaggaggtttgcagtaatgataaagtgctcaaaataaacgcaaaccagagatttagagtggttcggtcattcttgacctactccacttttggcttcctccaccgacgaggtcaccgatgtcaactagaggccttccttcaattaggcgaaggccaactgcccttttacagtttctctccttttggcaggctcaggagacaacctttatagacctttctctcctcactttacaactcaaaacttgaagaacagaaggaggagacttaaaggctttacaacacttttgagctcttagaatcacagaaaagatcaagatttcggtataggtctgtatcttttcagtactgaatgggtggggtatttataggccccaacccagttcaaatttggagctcaaaacgatcaaatcccggaattccgggatcaggcggttgcacctcctgactggagaggttgcaccgcctggcagagctcgaagaccgagctcaggcggtgccacctctctgtcagggaggttgcaccgcccagtcttcctcgaagactgagctcaggcggtgccacctccctgtcagggaggttgcaccgcccagtcttgctcgaagactgagctcaggcggtgccacctccctgtcagggaggttgcaccgcccagtcttgctcgaagactgagctcaggcggtgccacctcccggctggagaggttgcaccgcccagtctcgctgggaggcttagcccaggcggtgccacctcctggcctaggtggttgcacctcctggtgcaatcagggtccgaatggttagctccattcggcccaatttcagtcttttaggggcccaattgccccaagattaagctaatgggatcacctcccattttctaacttaatcaacgtgctaactacgattagatctaagacaatttctgcagctttgcttcggtgcgtcaatcgcttcttccggcgagtttccggcgaacttccgtcgatcatccgatgaaccctcggtgatgctcctgcggacttccggcaaactcttggactttgcgacgatccacttggcaagttccgacgagcttcgcttggcaagcttcgggacttctcggatctgttctcgcagaacctccgacgaccgtccgaacttccgtcgaactctcgaactcccaacgtgatcatgaacttgactccggcgcaactcctgctgcttgtctaactttcatcgtagttaatcctgcacacttatctcaaacacatagattagacaacaaatgacaattgacttcatcatcaaaatctgagattcaacacattattgctcctcttaaatccattttaaagaaaatagtaatcaattttactatatcatacccttggagcttgtttaagcccataaagagctttcTTTAGCTTATATACCTTTTATTCAGATCCTTTAATAAAAAAAACCTTTAGGTTGAGTAACAAAAATCTCTTCGTATAAATCACCATTTAAAAACACATATTTCACATCAAATTTATAAAGAAGCCAACTCATATGAGCAGTTAAAGCCAAGAAAATTCTcacagtttcaaatctagcaattgaagaaaaaatatcatcaaaatcaataccttgtttatgtgaatatccttttgctacaagctGAGTCTTATGGttttggatacttccatctatattaaacttagttttgaacacccattttaacccaataggtttcttttcttttggtagattgctcccaagtttcattcttctcaattgacttaatTTCCTCCTTTATTGCTTATcgtcattcctctttttcaactgcttcctcaaaagttataagatttgaaataaacaaagcaaatgttgagtcataaatttctattagtgatctgaaatttcttgcaGGGGTTTCATCTAAGGAATCAGAATTTGAGCTGCTActaggtgaggttgacgatgaacttatTAGAGTAGAATCTGTCATTTGATTCTATAGAATGTCTAGTTCCGTTGGAATCTGAATTTGTTTTTCACctttaataataaatttatcactaataagattatataatcgatatgctttggattgtaaagaataaccagttaagatgtattttttaaatttttcatcaagcttgtgataattttgtgaattcacccAAGCATAAGCAATATagccaaaaattcttagatggcttATATTTGGTTTTATACCATACCAAGtctcaaaaggagtttgatttaTAACAACCtttattggtgaaatattcaaaaaATAAACTACTATTGCAATTGCTTCTGcctaaaactgatttggaaggtgtttttctttaagcaaacttcttgtcatttcatCGACAGTTCAATTCTTAcattcagctacaccattttgctccggtttgtatggtgctgtcaattctctgtgaatatcattttcttcataaaaagaactaaactaattagataaaaattcaccatctttatttgtccgaagtgtctttatgtatccaccactttgcctttctacaagtgacttgaatttttaaaaattatcaaatgtttcagatttcaatttcagaaaatatacccaactcatgtgactatactcatcagtaaacaatagaaaatattgactttcactaaatgattttatattcataggtccacataaatcagcatgaattaattcaagacaattaaatACTCTCCATGCTTTTTTAATAGGAAATAATTTTTACTTTATTTGCcataaatgcatccttcacatacattaagtgtattaattttaggtaatccgaaaaccattccttttttatttaacaactttaaacccttaatgttaaggtgtccatatcttaaatgccataaatTAGACTCATTTTTTTTAGTTGCAACAAGAGCAtactttttaatatttgaaacattaagtggaaacatcttgttttgtgtcatgcaaacatttaccgtaatcaaactagattttttatctttaatagtgcatgaaccatcatcaaatataactgaatattcatcatttatcaaTTGTCTAATACTcaataagttatgtgataaagtaagaacaaagaaaacattattaaggtattttaccttcccttgatttgtcttcacctcaattgttcattTCCCTTCCACttagatttgcttgttatctccaagtctaacttttaacttatgagtttcatcaacatctctaaatattgatcttatgtctgacatatgattagaacatccactatctagaaaccaaatatcatttgagatatcattaacttgtgaatgggtcataaacaacttattatTTCCTTCATTTTCCTCcatatagcttgcttgcttttctctttttcagTAATATGCCTTCATGTGATCAAACTTTTtgcaatagtgacattgaattccactcttgtaattttttttatcataatttggttgcctttgttcatcatgcccatcaaagtgtcctcttccttttcctctttcatttcctcttccATGAAATCCTCCTCCGACATGTCCTCTTCCTActaattttttgtcttcttttgaagtagaagactccctcTTAACCTGAAatactttttcttcacttttctcAAGTGACTtgttcaaccttgcttcatgtgcttacaaggaactcattagttcatcaaatgaaaaagtagataaatcttttgactcctcaattatgGCAAAAACATTATCAAATtttggagttaaacttctcaaaacttttacaataattatatgatcatgaagatgttcaccataagatttcatttaactaataatttcagtcactcgagaaagaaaatcttgtatcgattcattgcttttcataaacaaaatttcaaactcacgacgaagggtttgaagttttaccgtaatcactctTGATGAGctttgaaatttattttgaagtatcaaccaagcttgtttTGTGATTGTCGCTACTGCAATTCTCGAGAAGATTGTTTCATGTataacttgttgaatgaagaataatgcctttgagtcctttctattctccctcagtctGATTTCTTCATCTGGATCTATAtattcattctctattaagtcataAAGATTTTAAGACTTGaacagagtcttcatcttgatactccaaaattcatagcatttgcccaAGAAGATGGGAATAAGGGATTACGACATAGAATTGCCACTGAAAGTCATAATACCCAGTTCAgattgaggctctgataccataaatgtTAGGGATAGAGgagcaagaaaaaaataaaaacataatactatGATGCAATTAAAAGGAATCCTTTCGATCAAAAAAATCGATACAGTATTTAATAAGAGGTAAGACAAGAATACTTATAAGATATTCTCAAGTGCACACACTCTctatcttgtttcatgaactatggtcataTTTATAGAACCTAGTAGTAATTATCTCACTCCACAATATCACCCATGATTGATTTAGTTATagaaactaccctataacttctagatcatgggcCACTTCTTCAAACATGCCTAAAactactacctagataactacaaTGAATCAATTCTCTAGTAATTATCTAGATAATTACCTAGATAACTTCTAGATCAAAGATTTGAAGTTTGTTGATGGCTCTTGCGGTCCCTAACTCTATGTAgtaaaaagataaatataataataatttatattaagaaaaaattaattattatacagcTTTGATTACAAAAGTTTAtgttcatataatatatatatatataataataataattttaattttgtttattgACCTTAAATGATCGTAaatgttgcaaaaaaaaaaaaaagagagaggagcTTTTAGTTAAAAAAACCCAATGGGATATAAAGGATATTAAGAAAAGGAAAAACGAAGGAATATTTAGTTTAGGTTAGCTAATTTGTGAACAATAATAATAttcttatcttttttttgttaattatacCATTCAATTTCTgtgcatatgtttttttttctttttttttccatctACAACACAGAGAGGTTGTGTGTGTATAAATGGAGCAGAACCAAATGATGCCCCTTGGAGGAAGAACGTTGCTTAGCATGATGATGTCACCCGCCTTAAAAATGTTATCGTGTTCATTTTTTTAattcaattttattattattatcttcatcCTGTTTTTTAACTAAACGTTTAGACACGAACTAGATTTGCTTCTAACCCTGTCTCTCTTTCGAAGAAAGAATCCTTCTCCTTCCCGCCAAACCAACCCAAAGCAAAGAATTCGTGCACTCCCGCCATCCATGCCCTCCTCATCCCTTCCTTCTCCAAACCTCCCTCCATCGCCTCTTTCCTTTCtcccgtatatatatatatatatatatacacacgcatATTCTCCGTCTCCCACCAACTGCCCCTCCATTCCCTTCTCCCTCGTCACCCCCTTCCGCTACGCGGAAGTGCATCACCATGGCATCCAGAGAAACCACCGTCTCCGACGGCAGCAACCAGCCGgaggcgccgccgccgccggcagTCGAACCGTCCAAGTACTCAAAGACGACGGCCCTGAAATCGATCCTCAACCGCGATGACAAAGGGCTGGGACTCGTGGGCCAGCGAGTTGTGGTCGGTGGATGGGTCAACTCCCGGAAGGAGAGGGCGGAGAGCGACGCCCCCAGCCAGCTGCCGCCGCCGAGGGCGGCGGTCCCGGGCTTCTCGTGCTACGATGTCCTCGTGAAACGTGTTCCTTTCCTCAGACCAATAGCCAGGATTCTGGTCGGCGTGATCGGAGCCCAACCCGAGAAGCCTGCAGCATCACCGGCGAAGGACGGTCCCTTCACCGTTTACTTGCGTATCAACGATGGATCATGCAGTTCTAATCTTCAGGTTCGCGCTCTGCAGGGGtacttccttctctttcgatgaatTCCTACGATTGACTTGATTTGTTGGCTGGCTGAAGGTTGTAATGGACTCTTCCATGTCTCTTCCTGGTCAAGTCATCACCGTCGGGACTTCTATCTTGGTCCAAGGCATGTTGCAGAAGATATTGGCACCAAAAAAGCATGTCGTGGAGCTCATAGTAGAGAATATTCTGCATGTTGGAGTCGTCGACGTAAAAAgttatccactgacaaagccaagaATCTCACTCGTGTCTCTCAGAGATCATCCCCACCTTCGGCCTCGTTCAATCGCGGTAACTCAATCTATACGCTTGGTGTTGTTCAAAgtaattattcatattatttgtATATTATTAAAAATCTACTAATTCAAATTATGGactaaacaaaaatatatcatctGATTTTTTATAtctattaatataaaattattcttttagtCCTTTTTTTATCACTCCTTCCTTTTTAATGTCTCTTCTAACATTCCTTAcctatttctctctctttcttttttttccaatcatttttttttcattcataatttctttttctctctcttcatttttttctcaaatctctctctctctttcaaccattctcatttttttcattcatcatttctctttctctctcccttttTCTTTCACACATTCTTTCAATCTATTAATGATGAGTGAGATAAATTAGTCTTTACATATTAAGTCAGACATTAATTCAATCTAAAAACTTAAGCAATTAAATTATgagttagattaaaatatatatcatccaACACTCTCTATATTCACTaaactatttttttaatcttctttACTAATCTTTTTTTACACATGAATATCTAATACATCCAACGAAATTGTTCATCGTGCAGATTGGATCAGTCACTCGCATTTGCAGCAACCTAATCTACACCGGTCATGGATTCTTTCACAAGAAAGGATTCATACATGTCCAAACGCCCATCATCACATCTATGAATGCAGGGAATCATGGCAAGATGTTCCAGGTGACGACCCTTCTCAGCAACTCAGGTGGCAAAGATAAGTCAGCTGCAGTGCATGAACACGAAGGTGTCGACCTCGAAGCGTTCAGGGCTGCGATAAGCGAGAAAAGCAAGAGAATAGACGAGCTACGAAGAAGCGATAGTAACAAAGAAGCTCTCTCTGCAGCAGAGCAAGATCTTCAAAGGTCCAAGGAGCTCGTTCTCATGCTGGAGAAGCAACAACAGTCGACCGCACCGAGTGCTGGAGAACTGGATTTCTCCAACGATTTCTTCTCACGTCCGGTGTACTTGTCAGCTTCTGCTGGGCTTCACCTTGAAAGCTATGCTTGTGGCCTTTCCAGCGTTTACACAATTGGACCTGTGTTTCAAACGGATGAATCGAAGTCTGCAGAGAAGTTAGCAGAGATGTGGATGATCGAAGCTGAACTGGCTTTCACCGAATTACAGGTACCTTTCGTCGCTCTGGCTTTCACAGAATTACTTAGGCTTGCAGTGATAGGATAGCTCTAAGGAACTATTAAGATATCTCTGAGATAACGTCTTAACTAGCTTCTACAGCTGTAGTTTGATTCTTGTAGTTAATTATCGATAGTACATCAAGAATTGTGGCTAATTTTGATATACACAACAAACATACAAATACGCACTTATTTAGATGAATACTTGATGAATGTCGTTTAATGATGCTTGCAGGATGTCATGAACTGTGCAGAGGACCTTGTGCAGTCCCTCTGTTACTCCCTAATGGAGACTGCAGGCAACGATTTAAAGTGTGTATCGAAACAAATAGAGAAGAACTGCATCAAAAGACTTAAATCAATAGTTTCAGGCTCGTTTGCTCGAATTACTTATTCCGAAGCATTGAACATTCTAAACCAGGTAACTTGGAACAATTTTTTGCGGCACTCGCATGAATGGTACTGCTGAAATAATAGTAGCATAACCTTATGGACAGGTAAAGGATAAATCTTTCCTATCAAAAGTTGGTTGGGGTAATACTCTATCAGAAGAACAAGAAAGGTATGCTTCTAAGATGATGCATTAATTTCATTCAATCTGGCAACATTCTGCTTATAATTTCTTGACAACATGGTTGTACGTATCTGTCAACAGTTATTTGGCAGATGAGTTTTACAGAAGGCCAGTCATTGTGTATGAATATCCAAAAGAAGTGAAACCATTTTATGTGCGTGTCAGTGATGACGGAAGAACAGTCTCTGCTTTCGATATCATTGCACCTAAAGTAAGTGTTAGCAAAAAAGTGCATGCATATATATTGCCTAGAAGAAAATGTTGTAACTTTTTGACTCTGCATTGTGCTTCTTATATTATGTCAAGGTTGGAGTTATGGTCAGAGGAAGCCAAAAGGAGGAACGCATGGATGTGATCGTCAAGAGGTAACCCTTCAGAAACACCTAGAGAAAAGGCGTCTTGACTGTCACGGGCCATAATCTTGGACTTGGCATTAAACGTCTTGCTTGATCAATGTCGGTGATGCCATTGTTGAATTCTTTGCAGGATCCAGGAGCTAGGTCTCCCACATGAACAATATGAGTGGTACATCGATCTTCGCAAGCATGGCTCCGTCAAGCACTCAGGTTTCAGCCTTGATATTGAGAAGATGGTCATGACTGCCACCGGACTTGCTGATGTTAAGGATGCAATTCCATTTCCCAGAGTGCGTGGCCATGCTAAACTCTGAACTCGTGTGACTCCGACCTGGGTGGTGGGCGAACATAT is a window from the Musa acuminata AAA Group cultivar baxijiao chromosome BXJ2-1, Cavendish_Baxijiao_AAA, whole genome shotgun sequence genome containing:
- the LOC135598162 gene encoding asparagine--tRNA ligase, cytoplasmic 2-like, whose translation is MASRETTVSDGSNQPEAPPPPAVEPSKYSKTTALKSILNRDDKGLGLVGQRVVVGGWVNSRKERAESDAPSQLPPPRAAVPGFSCYDVLVKRVPFLRPIARILVGVIGAQPEKPAASPAKDGPFTVYLRINDGSCSSNLQVVMDSSMSLPGQVITVGTSILVQGMLQKILAPKKHVVELIVENILHVGVVDVKSYPLTKPRISLVSLRDHPHLRPRSIAIGSVTRICSNLIYTGHGFFHKKGFIHVQTPIITSMNAGNHGKMFQVTTLLSNSGGKDKSAAVHEHEGVDLEAFRAAISEKSKRIDELRRSDSNKEALSAAEQDLQRSKELVLMLEKQQQSTAPSAGELDFSNDFFSRPVYLSASAGLHLESYACGLSSVYTIGPVFQTDESKSAEKLAEMWMIEAELAFTELQDVMNCAEDLVQSLCYSLMETAGNDLKCVSKQIEKNCIKRLKSIVSGSFARITYSEALNILNQVKDKSFLSKVGWGNTLSEEQESYLADEFYRRPVIVYEYPKEVKPFYVRVSDDGRTVSAFDIIAPKVGVMVRGSQKEERMDVIVKRIQELGLPHEQYEWYIDLRKHGSVKHSGFSLDIEKMVMTATGLADVKDAIPFPRVRGHAKL